Proteins found in one Nymphalis io chromosome 4, ilAglIoxx1.1, whole genome shotgun sequence genomic segment:
- the LOC126781836 gene encoding cytochrome P450 CYP12A2-like has protein sequence MQSIRRSTINLAVINKQFVRSVTVNNTAVSNENSLELKSWQEIPGPSSLPLIGQIHHFLPGGSLHSTVDNSISILEKLYQDFGPIVKLDGAFGSPTIIFLFDAESSAHILRNENWMPIRISFQSLEYFRKYYKKSERNPNKSSGLITEQLEPWKKFRSTVNPIMLQTKTIKLYGNSLNEVAEDMVKRMRLIRNENNMLEGKFDEEMNLWALESIAVVALGGRLNCLDRNLPEDSPEKKLIQTVHDIFKTSEEIDFKPSLWRYISTPTFKKAMKLYETQLELSKLFIGKAIKQLQTKDKNLIEEKGILEKLLEIDENVAVIMASDMLFAGVDTAANTMTAILYLLAVNPEKQNKLREKIMSEKKDQSYLKACIKESMRMLPVVAGNMRQTTKEYDILGYRIPKDMHVSFGHQFLSSMEEQFPRAKEFIPERWITEKTDPLHHSNAHPFAFSPFGFGVRSCIGRRIAELEIEIFLTKVIENFHIEWFGPPLKVKPSTLNYITGPFNFVFKDVKK, from the exons ATGCAATCAATTAGGAGATCGACTATAAATTTGGCTGTGATAAATAAGCAATTCGTAAG gtcaGTGACGGTAAATAATACAGCCGTTAGTAACGAGAATAGCTTGGAACTAAAATCATGGCAAGAAATACCTGGCCCTTCTTCTCTACCCCTGATTGGACAAATACATCATTTTCTTCCTGGAG GGTCACTACATTCTACAGTTGATAACTCTATAAGTATACTCGAAAAATTATACCAGGATTTTGGGCCAATTGTTAAACTAGACGGAGCATTTGGTTCGCccactataatatttttgttcgaCGCTGAATCCTCGGCTCAT ATACTTCGTAACGAGAATTGGATGCCAATTCGCATAAGTTTTCAAAGCTTGGAATATTTCAGGAAGTATTATAAGAAAAGCGAACGTAACCCGAATAAATCATCAGGTCTAATCACTGA gcaaCTTGAACCGTGGAAGAAGTTCAGATCAACTGTCAACCCTATTATGTTACAAACTAAAACTATAAAACTATATGGCAACAGCTTAAATGAAGTTGCTGAAGATATGGTTAAaag aaTGAGGCTTAtacgaaatgaaaataatatgttgGAAGGCAAATTCGATGAGGAGATGAACTTGTGGGCTTTGGAATCCATTGCTGTTGTAGCCCTTGGAGGTCGTCTTAACTGCCTTGACCGTAATCTACCAGAAGATTCtcctgaaaaaaaattaatacagacAGTACACGACATATTTAAAACGTCAGAAGAAATTGATTTTAAGCCAAGCCTTTGGAGATACATCTCAACACCAACCTTTAAAAAGGCAATGAAGTTGTATGAAACTCAACTAga attaagtaaattatttattggaaaagCGATAAAACAACTTCAAactaaagataaaaatttaatcgaaGAGAAAGGTATTTTGGAAAAACTTCTGGAAATAGACGAAAATGTTGCAGTAATCATGGCCAGTGACATGTTGTTTGCTGGTGTTGACACA GCAGCAAACACCATGACAGCGATTCTTTACTTACTGGCTGTAAATCCAGAAAAGCAAAACAAACTAAGAGAAAAAATTATGTCCGAAAAAAAGGATCAATCGTACCTAAAAGCGTGCATAAAAGAGTCGATGAGGATGCTCCCAGTAGTAGCAGGAAACATGAGACAGACAACAAAAGAATACGATATTTTGGGGTACAGAATACCCAAAGAT ATGCATGTGTCGTTTGGTCATCAATTTTTATCGTCAATGGAAGAGCAATTCCCAAGAGCAAAGGAATTTATACCGGAAAGATGGATTACTGAAAAAACTGACCCGTTGCATCACAGCAACGCACATCCATTTGCATTTAGTCCATTCGGATTTGGAGTACGCAGTTGTATTG GTCGTCGGATAGCTGAATTGGAAATAGAAATATTCCTAACTAAGGTCATTGAGAATTTCCACATAGAATGGTTCGGACCACCGCTGAAGGTTAAGCCTAGTACTCTCAACTACATCACTGGACCCTTCAACTTCGTATTTAAGGATGTTAAGAAGTAA